One part of the Homo sapiens chromosome 19, GRCh38.p14 Primary Assembly genome encodes these proteins:
- the CLEC17A gene encoding C-type lectin domain family 17, member A isoform X3 has protein sequence MEEEEEDDDYENSTPPYKDLPPKPGSSAPPRPPRAAKETEKPPLPCKPRNMTGLDLAAVTCPPPQLAVNLEPSPLQPSLAVTGMAGLAGLKHDIARVRADTNQSLVELWGLLDCRRITCPEGWLPFEGKCYYFSPSTKSWDEARMFCQENYSHLVIINSFAEHNFVAKAHGSPRVYWLGLNDRAQEGDWRWLDGSPVTLSFWEPEEPNNIHDEDCATMNKGGTWNDLSCYKTTYWICERKCSC, from the exons atggaggaggaggaggaggatgatgaCTATGAGAACTCAACACCTCCCTACAAGGACCTTCCTCCCAAGCCAG GTTCAAGTGCTCCACCAAGACCTCCAAGGGCAG caaaggaaacagagaaaccCCCACTTCCTTGCAAGCCCCGGAACATGACAG GCCTGGACCTCGCCGCTGTCACCTGTCCACCTCCTCAACTGG CTGTGAATCTTGAGCCTTCTCCATTGCAGCCATCCCTGGCCG TGACTGGCATGGCAGGGCTAGCTGGCCTGAAGCATGACATTGCCCGTGTAAGAGCTGACACCAACCAGTCCCTGGTGGAACTTTGGGGCTTATTAG ACTGCCGCCGAATTACCTGTCCTGAAGGCTGGCTGCCCTTTGAGGGCAAGTGTTACTACTTCTCCCCAAGCACCAAGTCATGGGATGAGGCCCGGATGTTCTGCCAGGAGAATTACTCTCACTTGGTCATCATCAATAGCTTTGCTGAGCAC AATTTTGTGGCCAAGGCCCATGGCTCTCCACGGGTGTACTGGCTGGGGCTGAATGACAGGGCCCAGGAAGGGGACTGGAGGTGGCTGGATGGGTCTCCTGTGACATTAAG CTTCTGGGAGCCAGAGGAACCCAATAACATCCACGATGAGGACTGTGCTACCATGAACAAAGGTGGCACCTGGAATGATCTCTCTTGCTACAAAACTACGTATTGGATTTGTGAGCGGAAATGTTCCTGTTGA
- the CLEC17A gene encoding C-type lectin domain family 17, member A isoform X1 gives MEEEEEDDDYENSTPPYKDLPPKPGSSAPPRPPRAAKETEKPPLPCKPRNMTGLDLAAVTCPPPQLAVNLEPSPLQPSLAATPVPWLNQRSGGPGCCQKRWMVYLCLLVVTSLFLGCLGLTVTLIKYQELMEELRMLSFQQMTWRTNMTGMAGLAGLKHDIARVRADTNQSLVELWGLLDCRRITCPEGWLPFEGKCYYFSPSTKSWDEARMFCQENYSHLVIINSFAEHNFVAKAHGSPRVYWLGLNDRAQEGDWRWLDGSPVTLSFWEPEEPNNIHDEDCATMNKGGTWNDLSCYKTTYWICERKCSC, from the exons atggaggaggaggaggaggatgatgaCTATGAGAACTCAACACCTCCCTACAAGGACCTTCCTCCCAAGCCAG GTTCAAGTGCTCCACCAAGACCTCCAAGGGCAG caaaggaaacagagaaaccCCCACTTCCTTGCAAGCCCCGGAACATGACAG GCCTGGACCTCGCCGCTGTCACCTGTCCACCTCCTCAACTGG CTGTGAATCTTGAGCCTTCTCCATTGCAGCCATCCCTGGCCG cAACTCCAGTCCCCTGGCTCAATCAGAGGTCTGGAGGTCCTGGCTGCTGCCAGAAGAGGTGGATGGTGTACCTGTGTCTGCTGGTGGTGACTTCCCTGTTCCTGGGCTGCCTTGGTCTCACTGTGACCCTGATTAAGT ACCAGGAGTTGATGGAAGAACTGAGAATGTTAAGCTTTCAGCAGATGACGTGGCGAACAAATA TGACTGGCATGGCAGGGCTAGCTGGCCTGAAGCATGACATTGCCCGTGTAAGAGCTGACACCAACCAGTCCCTGGTGGAACTTTGGGGCTTATTAG ACTGCCGCCGAATTACCTGTCCTGAAGGCTGGCTGCCCTTTGAGGGCAAGTGTTACTACTTCTCCCCAAGCACCAAGTCATGGGATGAGGCCCGGATGTTCTGCCAGGAGAATTACTCTCACTTGGTCATCATCAATAGCTTTGCTGAGCAC AATTTTGTGGCCAAGGCCCATGGCTCTCCACGGGTGTACTGGCTGGGGCTGAATGACAGGGCCCAGGAAGGGGACTGGAGGTGGCTGGATGGGTCTCCTGTGACATTAAG CTTCTGGGAGCCAGAGGAACCCAATAACATCCACGATGAGGACTGTGCTACCATGAACAAAGGTGGCACCTGGAATGATCTCTCTTGCTACAAAACTACGTATTGGATTTGTGAGCGGAAATGTTCCTGTTGA
- the CLEC17A gene encoding C-type lectin domain family 17, member A isoform X2, giving the protein MEEEEEDDDYENSTPPYKDLPPKPGSSAPPRPPRAGLDLAAVTCPPPQLAVNLEPSPLQPSLAATPVPWLNQRSGGPGCCQKRWMVYLCLLVVTSLFLGCLGLTVTLIKYQELMEELRMLSFQQMTWRTNMTGMAGLAGLKHDIARVRADTNQSLVELWGLLDCRRITCPEGWLPFEGKCYYFSPSTKSWDEARMFCQENYSHLVIINSFAEHNFVAKAHGSPRVYWLGLNDRAQEGDWRWLDGSPVTLSFWEPEEPNNIHDEDCATMNKGGTWNDLSCYKTTYWICERKCSC; this is encoded by the exons atggaggaggaggaggaggatgatgaCTATGAGAACTCAACACCTCCCTACAAGGACCTTCCTCCCAAGCCAG GTTCAAGTGCTCCACCAAGACCTCCAAGGGCAG GCCTGGACCTCGCCGCTGTCACCTGTCCACCTCCTCAACTGG CTGTGAATCTTGAGCCTTCTCCATTGCAGCCATCCCTGGCCG cAACTCCAGTCCCCTGGCTCAATCAGAGGTCTGGAGGTCCTGGCTGCTGCCAGAAGAGGTGGATGGTGTACCTGTGTCTGCTGGTGGTGACTTCCCTGTTCCTGGGCTGCCTTGGTCTCACTGTGACCCTGATTAAGT ACCAGGAGTTGATGGAAGAACTGAGAATGTTAAGCTTTCAGCAGATGACGTGGCGAACAAATA TGACTGGCATGGCAGGGCTAGCTGGCCTGAAGCATGACATTGCCCGTGTAAGAGCTGACACCAACCAGTCCCTGGTGGAACTTTGGGGCTTATTAG ACTGCCGCCGAATTACCTGTCCTGAAGGCTGGCTGCCCTTTGAGGGCAAGTGTTACTACTTCTCCCCAAGCACCAAGTCATGGGATGAGGCCCGGATGTTCTGCCAGGAGAATTACTCTCACTTGGTCATCATCAATAGCTTTGCTGAGCAC AATTTTGTGGCCAAGGCCCATGGCTCTCCACGGGTGTACTGGCTGGGGCTGAATGACAGGGCCCAGGAAGGGGACTGGAGGTGGCTGGATGGGTCTCCTGTGACATTAAG CTTCTGGGAGCCAGAGGAACCCAATAACATCCACGATGAGGACTGTGCTACCATGAACAAAGGTGGCACCTGGAATGATCTCTCTTGCTACAAAACTACGTATTGGATTTGTGAGCGGAAATGTTCCTGTTGA
- the CLEC17A gene encoding C-type lectin domain family 17, member A isoform X5 encodes MEEEEEDDDYENSTPPYKDLPPKPGSSAPPRPPRAAKETEKPPLPCKPRNMTGLDLAAVTCPPPQLAVNLEPSPLQPSLAATPVPWLNQRSGGPGCCQKRWMVYLCLLVVTSLFLGCLGLTVTLIKYQELMEELRMLSFQQMTWRTNMTGMAGLAGLKHDIARVRADTNQSLVELWGLLEFCGQGPWLSTGVLAGAE; translated from the exons atggaggaggaggaggaggatgatgaCTATGAGAACTCAACACCTCCCTACAAGGACCTTCCTCCCAAGCCAG GTTCAAGTGCTCCACCAAGACCTCCAAGGGCAG caaaggaaacagagaaaccCCCACTTCCTTGCAAGCCCCGGAACATGACAG GCCTGGACCTCGCCGCTGTCACCTGTCCACCTCCTCAACTGG CTGTGAATCTTGAGCCTTCTCCATTGCAGCCATCCCTGGCCG cAACTCCAGTCCCCTGGCTCAATCAGAGGTCTGGAGGTCCTGGCTGCTGCCAGAAGAGGTGGATGGTGTACCTGTGTCTGCTGGTGGTGACTTCCCTGTTCCTGGGCTGCCTTGGTCTCACTGTGACCCTGATTAAGT ACCAGGAGTTGATGGAAGAACTGAGAATGTTAAGCTTTCAGCAGATGACGTGGCGAACAAATA TGACTGGCATGGCAGGGCTAGCTGGCCTGAAGCATGACATTGCCCGTGTAAGAGCTGACACCAACCAGTCCCTGGTGGAACTTTGGGGCTTATTAG AATTTTGTGGCCAAGGCCCATGGCTCTCCACGGGTGTACTGGCTGGGGCTGAATGA
- the CLEC17A gene encoding C-type lectin domain family 17, member A isoform X6 has product MEEEEEDDDYENSTPPYKDLPPKPGSSAPPRPPRAAKETEKPPLPCKPRNMTGLDLAAVTCPPPQLAVNLEPSPLQPSLAATPVPWLNQRSGGPGCCQKRWMVYLCLLVVTSLFLGCLGLTVTLIKYQELMEELRMLSFQQMTWRTNIRGGWVGWVLSL; this is encoded by the exons atggaggaggaggaggaggatgatgaCTATGAGAACTCAACACCTCCCTACAAGGACCTTCCTCCCAAGCCAG GTTCAAGTGCTCCACCAAGACCTCCAAGGGCAG caaaggaaacagagaaaccCCCACTTCCTTGCAAGCCCCGGAACATGACAG GCCTGGACCTCGCCGCTGTCACCTGTCCACCTCCTCAACTGG CTGTGAATCTTGAGCCTTCTCCATTGCAGCCATCCCTGGCCG cAACTCCAGTCCCCTGGCTCAATCAGAGGTCTGGAGGTCCTGGCTGCTGCCAGAAGAGGTGGATGGTGTACCTGTGTCTGCTGGTGGTGACTTCCCTGTTCCTGGGCTGCCTTGGTCTCACTGTGACCCTGATTAAGT ACCAGGAGTTGATGGAAGAACTGAGAATGTTAAGCTTTCAGCAGATGACGTGGCGAACAAATA TCCGTGGTGGATGGGTAGGATGGGTTCTCAGTCTGTAG
- the CLEC17A gene encoding C-type lectin domain family 17, member A isoform X4 has translation MEEEEEDDDYENSTPPYKDLPPKPGSSAPPRPPRAAKETEKPPLPCKPRNMTGLDLAAVTCPPPQLAVNLEPSPLQPSLAATPVPWLNQRSGGPGCCQKRWMVYLCLLVVTSLFLGCLGLTVTLIKYQELMEELRMLSFQQMTWRTNMTGMAGLAGLKHDIARVRADTNQSLVELWGLLDCRRITCPEGWLPFEGKCYYFSPSTKSWDEARMFCQENYSHLVIINSFAEHLLGARGTQ, from the exons atggaggaggaggaggaggatgatgaCTATGAGAACTCAACACCTCCCTACAAGGACCTTCCTCCCAAGCCAG GTTCAAGTGCTCCACCAAGACCTCCAAGGGCAG caaaggaaacagagaaaccCCCACTTCCTTGCAAGCCCCGGAACATGACAG GCCTGGACCTCGCCGCTGTCACCTGTCCACCTCCTCAACTGG CTGTGAATCTTGAGCCTTCTCCATTGCAGCCATCCCTGGCCG cAACTCCAGTCCCCTGGCTCAATCAGAGGTCTGGAGGTCCTGGCTGCTGCCAGAAGAGGTGGATGGTGTACCTGTGTCTGCTGGTGGTGACTTCCCTGTTCCTGGGCTGCCTTGGTCTCACTGTGACCCTGATTAAGT ACCAGGAGTTGATGGAAGAACTGAGAATGTTAAGCTTTCAGCAGATGACGTGGCGAACAAATA TGACTGGCATGGCAGGGCTAGCTGGCCTGAAGCATGACATTGCCCGTGTAAGAGCTGACACCAACCAGTCCCTGGTGGAACTTTGGGGCTTATTAG ACTGCCGCCGAATTACCTGTCCTGAAGGCTGGCTGCCCTTTGAGGGCAAGTGTTACTACTTCTCCCCAAGCACCAAGTCATGGGATGAGGCCCGGATGTTCTGCCAGGAGAATTACTCTCACTTGGTCATCATCAATAGCTTTGCTGAGCAC CTTCTGGGAGCCAGAGGAACCCAATAA